The following proteins come from a genomic window of Eleginops maclovinus isolate JMC-PN-2008 ecotype Puerto Natales chromosome 8, JC_Emac_rtc_rv5, whole genome shotgun sequence:
- the kcmf1 gene encoding E3 ubiquitin-protein ligase KCMF1, whose amino-acid sequence MSRHEGVSCDACLKGNFRGRRFKCLICYDYDLCASCYESGATTTRHTTEHPMQCILTRVDYDLYYGGDTFSVEQPQSFTCPYCGKMGYTETSLQEHVTSEHAETSTEVICPICAALPGGDPNHVTDDFTAHLTLEHRAPRDLDESSSVRHVRRMFHPGRGLGGPRARRTNMHFTSGSTGGLSSSASQSSSYTPSNREAMDPIAELLSQLSGVRRAAGGQINSSGPSASQLQQLQMQLQLERQQAQAARQQVETGRHATRRGNNPGNAGTAIPQPNPNSANSAAAGENNPSSSNHNSQFLLARLNEPKMSEAERQFLEGERADRSLFVQELLLSTLMHEESSSSDEDERRDFASFGAMGCVDIMPLDVALENLQLRESSFTGKEPPPPPL is encoded by the exons ATGTCCCGACATGAGG GTGTGAGCTGTGATGCGTGTTTAAAGGGGAACTTCAGAGGTAGACGGTTCAAGTGTTTAATCTGCTACGACTACGACCTGTGCGCGTCGTGCTACGAGAGCGGAGCCACCACCACCAGACACACCACAGAGCACCCCATGCAGTGTATATTAACCAGGGTAGACTatg ACTTGTACTACGGAGGAGACACGTTTTCAGTAGAGCAGCCCCAGTCCTTCACGTGTCCTTACTGTGGGAAGATGGGTTACACAGAGACGTCCCTACAGGAGCACGTCACCTCCGAACACGCAGAGACTTCCACAGAGGTG ATCTGTCCGATATGTGCTGCGTTGCCGGGCGGAGACCCCAACCACGTCACAGACGACTTCACAGCTCACCTCACACTCGAACACAGAGCACCACGAGATTTA GACGAGTCAAGCAGCGTGCGGCATGTACGCAGGATGTTCCACCCCGGAAGAGGGCTGGGGGGTCCCAGGGCACGACGGACGAATATGCACTTTACTAGCGGCTCGACGGGGGGGCTGTCCTCCTCCGCGTCACAGAGCTCCAGCTACACCCCCAGCAACAGAGAGGCAATGGACCCCATCGCAG AGTTGTTGTCCCAGCTGTCAGGAGTGCGGCGTGCGGCGGGGGGGCAGATAAACTCCTCCGGCCCCTCGGCctcccagctgcagcagctgcagatgcAGCTCCAGCTGGAGCGGCAGCAGGCGCAGGCGGCGCGGCAGCAGGTGGAGACGGGACGCCACGCAACACGGCGAGGAAACAACCCGGGGAACGCCGGCACCGCCATCCCACAACCCAACCCCAACAGCGCCAACTCTGCTGCTGCCGGGGAGAacaacccctcctcctccaaccaCAACTCCCAGTTCCTATTAGCACG GTTGAATGAGCCTAAGATGTCCGAGGCGGAGCGTCAGTTCCTGGAGGGCGAGCGCGCCGACCGCAGCCTGTTCGTCCAGGAGCTGCTCCTCTCCACGCTGATGCACGAAGAGAGCTCCTCCTCCGACGAAGACGAGCGGCGGGACTTCGCTAGCTTCGGCGCGATGGGCTGCGTCGACATCATGCCTTTAGACGTGGCGCTGGAGAACCTCCAGCTCCGAGAGAGCAGCTTTACGGGGAAGGAGCCTCCGCCGCCGCCTCTTTGA
- the ntrk2b gene encoding neurotrophic tyrosine kinase, receptor, type 2b → MDSSQCGTARLGLFLVLIFLGLCRRFSDACPASCTCTIKRIVCIDPVPGIEDFPVLTLDDMENITEIYITNQNRLFDMTDNSLRHYINLSNLTVMGTRLTSISSDAFYNNTKLQYVNLRDNKLSTLSWRTFQNFNITLPLLLSGNPLDCVCENLWIKLRILEDSEGPDLECMDDRGVKQDFATFTPPDCVVPQVEVNPKSVTEMQGSNVQAECSASGSPAPEIMWNLDWLSTHHEIDPSETKSILTLTNLSSDDHGKVIICSAENMVGQGEATLQLNILFAPSILQLLEPERDHLWCIPFSVTGNPKPELQWYHDNKALQEQDHIHTMIHYVTEREYHGCLQLVNPTHIHNGMYRLVAKNKYGSDEKNVLAEFIKPPDFGEIDPDIPDPQLPPLDDSVAVYVVVGIAGVALTGCVLMVIILKYGRNSKFGIKGSSSVISNDDDSASPLHHVSNGNNTPSSSEMGPDAVIIGMTKIPVIENPQYFRNSGSMLKSDTFVQHIKRHNIVLKRELGEGAFGKVFLAECYNLTPDQEKLHVAVKTLKEANESGRADFYREAELLTNLQHEHIVTFYGVCVESDPLIMVFEYMKHGDLNKFLRSHGPDAVLMADGQHSILVELTQSQMLHIAQQIAAGMVYLASQHFVHRDLATRNCLVGENLLVKIGDFGMSRDVYSTDYYRVGGHTMLPIRWMPPESIMYRRFTTESDVWSLGVVLWEIFTYGKQPWYQLSNNEVIECITQGRVLQRPRTCPKEVYDLMLGCWQREPYMRLNIKEIHAMLQSLAKASPVYLDILG, encoded by the exons ATGGACTCCAGCCAGTGTGGCACGGCTCGGCTCGGATTGTTTTTGGTTCTGATTTTTCTGGGTCTGTGCAGGAGATTTAGCGATGCCTGCCCCGCATCCTGCACCTGCACCATCAAACGGATTGTTTGTATTGATCCTGTGCCGGGGATCGAGGATTTCCCTGTCCTCACGTTGGATGACATGGAAAACATCACGGagat ATAcataaccaatcagaacagactgttTGACATGACAGACAACAGTCTGCGGCACTACATCAACCTCAGTAACCT AACAGTGATGGGGACCAGACTGACGTCCATATCATCAGATGCGTTTTACAACAACACCAAACTCCAATATGT AAACCTCAGAGACAATAAGCTGTCGACTCTGTCCTGGAGAACGTTTCAGAactttaacattacattacC GCTCCTGCTGTCTGGGAACCCTCTGGATTGTGTTTGTGAGAACTTGTGGATCAAGCTGAGGATCCTGGAGGACAGCGAGGGTCCGGATCTGGAGTGCATGGACGACCGGGGAGTCAAGCAGGACTTCGCCACTTTCACTCCTCCAGACTGTG TGGTTCCTCAAGTCGAGGTCAACCCAAAGTCAGTGACGGAGATGCAGGGGAGCAACGTGCAAGCGGAGTGCAGCGCCTCGGGTTCTCCAGCTCCGGAGATCATGTGGAACCTCGACTGGCTTTCTACACACCACGAG ATCGATCCCTCGGAAACGAAGAGCATCCTCACCTTGACGAACTTGTCTTCGGATGATCACGGGAAGGTGATCATCTGCAGTGCTGAGAACATGGTCGGCCAGGGCGAGGCCACCCTGCAGCTCAACATCCTCT TTGCCCCCAGCATCCTGCAGCTGTTGGAGCCGGAGAGGGACCACCTCTGGTGCATCCCCTTCAGCGTGACCGGGAACCCCAAGCCTGAGCTGCAGTGGTACCACGACAACAAGGCGCTGCAGGAGCAGGACCACATCCACACCATGATCCACTATGTGACGGAGCGGGAGTACCACGGCTGTTTGCAGCTCGTCAACCCCACGCACATCCACAACGGCATGTACCGCCTGGTGGCCAAGAACAAGTACGGCAGTGACGAGAAGAACGTCTTGGCTGAGTTCATCAAACCGCCCGACTTCGGCGAAATAG ACCCAGACATCCCCG acCCCCAGCTTCCCCCGCTGGACGACAGTGTTGCa GTGTATGTAGTGGTGGGAATCGCAGGAGTTGCTTTGACTGGCTGCGTGCTGATGGTGATCATTCTGAAATATGGAAGAAACTCCAAGTTTGGCATCAAAG gCTCCTCCTCGGTCATCAGTAACGACGATGACTCCGCCAGCCCTCTTCATCACGTCTCCAATGGCAACAACACCCCGTCGTCCTCGGAGATGGGTCCGGACGCCGTGATCATCGGCATGACAAAGATTCCCGTCATCGAGAACCCGCAGTATTTCCGCAACTCGGGCAGCATGCTGAAATCCGACACCT TCGTGCAGCACATCAAGAGACACAACATCGTTCTGAAGCGGGAGCTCGGAGAGGGAGCGTTCGGGAAGGTCTTCCTCGCCGAGTGCTACAACCTGACCCCGGACCAGGAGAAGCTCCACGTGGCCGTCAAG ACTCTGAAAGAGGCCAATGAGAGCGGCCGGGCGGACTTCTACCGAGAGGCCGAGCTGCTCACCAACCTGCAGCACGAACACATCGTCACGTTCTacggagtgtgtgtggagagcgACCCGCTCATCATGGTGTTCGAGTACATGAAGCATGGAGACCTAAACAAGTTCCTCAG GTCTCACGGTCCTGATGCGGTGCTGATGGCCGACGGGCAGCACAGCATCCTGGTGGAGCTCACTCAGTCCCAGATGCTGCACATTGCGCAGCAGATTGCGGCCGGCATGGTGTACCTGGCCTCGCAGCACTTCGTCCACAGAGACCTGGCCACGAGGAACTGCCTGGTGGGAGAGAACCTGCTGGTGAAGATCGGAGACTTCGGCATGTCCAGAGACGTCTACAGCACAGACTACTACAGA GTGGGGGGTCACACGATGCTGCCAATCCGCTGGATGCCTCCGGAGAGCATCATGTACCGCCGCTTCACCACGGAGAGCGACGTGTGGAGCCTCGGCGTCGTGCTCTGGGAGATCTTCACCTACGGGAAGCAGCCCTGGTACCAGCTGTCCAACAACGAG GTGATCGAGTGCATCACGCAGGGCCGGGTTCTGCAGCGGCCTCGAACCTGTCCTAAAGAAGTGTACGACCTGATGCTGGGCTGCTGGCAGAGGGAGCCGTACATGAGGCTGAACATCAAGGAGATCCACGCGATGCTGCAGAGCCTCGCCAAAGCATCGCCCGTCTACCTGGACATCCTGGGCTGA